One segment of Phaeacidiphilus oryzae TH49 DNA contains the following:
- the ftsH gene encoding ATP-dependent zinc metalloprotease FtsH — protein MTKQATPPPPHDRPAPTAPPPPPAWRHWLWPMAILLALGLWFALPQTRGGGAAPTDLTYSQFLSDVDAGRISTVSIEGSNGRSSGRFTDGSDYTTVIPVQLAGPALLDRLAAKHVAVTATAPSSSPSVGVQILDWVLILGPFLLIIWFWRRLSRGASGQMQGALGVSKARARVFDTERPQTTFEDVAGYEGAKEEIAEVVDFLRHPDRYRRAGATAPRGVLMVGPPGTGKTLLARAVAGEAEVPFLSVVGSGFVEMFVGVGAARVRDLFAEARKRAPAIVFVDEVDALGGRRAAPGAIGGNDEREQTLNQLLSEMDGFEPTTGIVVLAATNRPEVLDPALLRPGRFDRQIVIPLPTLAERRAILTRHCLGKRLDLDVDLERVARATPGFSGADLANLANEAAITAARADRDTLTATDFDQARDRILLGRREGSNVLLPAEKRAVAVHEAGHALVAALQPQADPVAKVTILPAGQALGATEQLPLVERHLHGEDYLRQTLSVQLAGRAAELTALGQGSTGAANDLARATELAGRMIREFGLSPALGPVGYPHPGPAFLPGSGGLPGGAGRPYAESTQALIDGEVSRLLREAEQQAVDLLATHRGSLDRLVELLLEDETVDGSAVYDILGLPRPEQDQAPGATVAPHPRAASGG, from the coding sequence ATGACCAAGCAGGCCACCCCTCCCCCACCGCATGACCGCCCCGCGCCGACCGCGCCCCCGCCGCCGCCGGCCTGGCGGCACTGGCTGTGGCCGATGGCGATCCTCCTCGCGCTGGGGCTGTGGTTCGCGCTGCCGCAGACTCGCGGCGGCGGCGCGGCGCCCACCGACCTCACGTACTCCCAGTTCCTCTCGGACGTCGACGCCGGGCGGATCAGCACGGTCAGCATCGAGGGGAGCAACGGCCGCAGTAGCGGGCGGTTCACCGACGGCAGCGACTACACCACCGTCATCCCGGTCCAGCTCGCCGGCCCGGCGCTGCTGGACCGGCTGGCCGCGAAGCATGTCGCGGTGACGGCGACCGCGCCCTCCTCCTCCCCCTCGGTCGGCGTGCAGATCCTGGACTGGGTGCTGATCCTGGGGCCGTTCCTGCTGATCATCTGGTTCTGGCGGCGGCTCTCCCGCGGGGCCTCCGGTCAGATGCAGGGGGCGCTGGGGGTGAGCAAGGCGCGGGCCCGGGTCTTCGACACCGAGCGGCCGCAGACCACCTTCGAGGACGTGGCCGGGTACGAGGGGGCGAAGGAGGAGATCGCCGAGGTGGTGGACTTCCTGCGGCATCCCGACCGCTACCGGCGGGCCGGGGCGACGGCGCCGCGCGGGGTGCTGATGGTCGGCCCGCCCGGCACCGGCAAGACCCTGCTGGCCCGGGCGGTCGCCGGGGAGGCCGAGGTGCCGTTCCTCTCGGTGGTCGGCTCCGGGTTCGTGGAGATGTTCGTCGGCGTCGGGGCGGCCCGGGTCCGCGACCTGTTCGCGGAGGCCCGCAAGCGCGCCCCGGCGATCGTCTTCGTCGACGAGGTGGACGCGCTGGGCGGGCGGCGGGCCGCGCCGGGGGCGATCGGGGGCAACGACGAGCGCGAGCAGACCCTCAACCAACTCCTCTCCGAGATGGACGGGTTCGAGCCGACCACCGGCATCGTGGTGCTGGCCGCCACCAACCGGCCCGAGGTGCTGGATCCGGCGCTGCTGCGGCCGGGCCGGTTCGACCGGCAGATCGTCATCCCGCTGCCGACGCTGGCCGAGCGCCGGGCCATCCTCACCCGGCACTGCCTGGGCAAGCGCCTCGATCTGGACGTGGACCTGGAGCGGGTGGCCCGGGCGACGCCCGGGTTCTCCGGCGCCGACCTGGCCAACCTCGCCAACGAGGCGGCCATCACCGCCGCCCGCGCGGACCGCGACACCCTCACCGCGACCGACTTCGACCAGGCCAGGGACCGCATCCTGCTCGGCCGCCGGGAGGGCTCCAACGTGCTGCTGCCGGCCGAGAAGCGGGCGGTGGCGGTGCACGAGGCCGGACACGCGCTGGTGGCCGCGCTGCAGCCGCAGGCGGACCCGGTGGCGAAGGTCACCATCCTGCCCGCCGGGCAGGCGCTCGGCGCCACCGAGCAGCTCCCGCTGGTCGAGCGGCACCTCCACGGGGAGGACTACCTCCGGCAGACGCTGTCGGTCCAGCTGGCGGGCCGGGCGGCCGAGTTGACGGCGCTCGGGCAGGGCTCCACCGGGGCCGCCAACGACCTCGCCCGGGCCACCGAGCTGGCCGGCCGGATGATCCGCGAGTTCGGCCTCTCCCCCGCGCTCGGACCGGTCGGCTACCCGCATCCGGGCCCGGCCTTCCTCCCCGGCTCCGGCGGCCTCCCCGGCGGCGCGGGGCGGCCGTACGCGGAGAGCACCCAGGCCCTGATCGACGGCGAGGTCTCCCGGCTGCTGCGGGAGGCCGAGCAGCAGGCCGTCGACCTCCTCGCCACCCATCGCGGCTCCCTCGACCGGCTGGTCGAACTCCTGCTGGAGGACGAGACGGTGGACGGCTCGGCCGTCTACGACATCCTCGGCCTGCCGCGCCCGGAGCAGGACCAGGCCCCGGGCGCGACGGTGGCCCCGCATCCGCGGGCCGCGTCGGGCGGCTGA
- a CDS encoding VOC family protein, translating into MSTSIRQVQVTFDCAEPERVARFWCEVLGYVLPQPPEGFATWDDYQRAQPPEERGSWFACTDPSGVGPRLYFQRVPEGKVVKNRVHLDVRVGTGLVGEERLAALEAECARLLPLGAVRVELLYDGIDSCIVMQDVEGNEFCLD; encoded by the coding sequence GTGTCGACATCGATCAGGCAGGTCCAGGTCACCTTCGACTGCGCGGAGCCGGAGCGGGTCGCGCGGTTCTGGTGCGAGGTGCTGGGATACGTCCTACCGCAGCCACCCGAGGGGTTCGCCACCTGGGACGACTACCAGCGCGCCCAGCCGCCCGAGGAGCGCGGCTCCTGGTTCGCCTGCACCGACCCCTCGGGGGTCGGTCCGCGGCTCTACTTCCAGCGCGTTCCCGAGGGCAAGGTCGTCAAGAACCGGGTGCACCTGGACGTGCGGGTCGGCACCGGGCTGGTGGGCGAGGAGCGGCTGGCCGCGCTGGAGGCGGAGTGCGCCCGGCTGCTCCCGCTCGGCGCGGTACGCGTGGAGCTCCTCTACGACGGCATCGACTCCTGCATCGTCATGCAGGACGTCGAGGGCAACGAGTTCTGCCTCGACTGA